One part of the Streptomyces lienomycini genome encodes these proteins:
- a CDS encoding response regulator codes for MREDGHIRVFLLDDHEVVRRGVHDLLAGEADIEVVGEAGTAAEAQARIAATRPDVAVLDVRLPDGSGVEVCRDIRSRDESVRCLMLTSFADDEALFDAIMAGASGYVLKDIRGAELLGAVREVAGGKSLLDPAATARVLERLRDGGAKADDRLARLTEQERRILELIGEGLTNRAIGERLHLAEKTIKNYVSSLLGKLGMQRRSQAAAFVARLEAENR; via the coding sequence GTGCGCGAAGACGGACATATCCGGGTGTTCCTCCTCGACGACCACGAGGTGGTCCGACGCGGGGTGCACGATCTGCTGGCGGGCGAGGCCGACATCGAGGTGGTGGGCGAGGCCGGTACGGCGGCCGAGGCCCAGGCCCGCATCGCGGCCACCCGCCCGGACGTCGCGGTGCTGGACGTCCGCCTGCCCGACGGCAGCGGCGTGGAGGTCTGCCGCGACATCCGCTCCCGGGACGAGTCCGTCCGCTGCCTGATGCTGACCTCCTTCGCCGACGACGAGGCCCTCTTCGACGCGATCATGGCGGGCGCCTCCGGCTACGTCCTCAAGGACATCCGCGGCGCCGAGCTGCTGGGCGCCGTGCGGGAGGTGGCGGGCGGGAAGTCGCTGCTCGATCCGGCGGCCACCGCGCGCGTGCTGGAGCGGCTCCGTGACGGCGGGGCCAAGGCCGACGACCGGCTGGCCCGGCTCACCGAGCAGGAACGCCGCATCCTGGAGCTGATCGGCGAGGGCCTGACCAACCGCGCGATCGGTGAACGGCTGCACCTGGCGGAGAAGACCATCAAGAACTACGTGTCGAGCCTGCTGGGCAAGCTCGGTATGCAGCGGCGTTCGCAGGCGGCCGCCTTCGTGGCCCGCCTGGAGGCCGAGAACCGCTGA
- a CDS encoding alpha-ketoacid dehydrogenase subunit beta: protein MALAKAINESLRRALDADPKVLIMGEDVGKLGGVFRVTDGLQKDFGEDRVIDTPLAESGIVGTAIGLALRGYRPVVEIQFDGFVFPAYDQIVTQLAKMHARSLGKVKMPVVIRIPYGGGIGAVEHHSESPEALFAHVAGLKVVSPSNSADAYWMMQQAIQSDDPVIYFEPKRRYWDKAEVDTEAIPGPLHTARVVREGTDLTLVAYGPMVKLCREVADAAAEEGRSLEVVDLRSISPLDFDTVQASVEKTRRLVVVHEAPVFLGSGAEIAARITERCFYHLEAPVLRVGGYHAPYPPARLEEEYLPDLDRVLDAVDRSLAY, encoded by the coding sequence ATGGCGCTGGCGAAGGCGATCAACGAGTCGCTGCGCCGCGCGCTGGACGCGGACCCCAAGGTCCTGATCATGGGCGAGGACGTCGGCAAGCTCGGCGGTGTCTTCCGGGTCACCGACGGTCTGCAGAAGGACTTCGGCGAGGACCGGGTGATCGACACCCCGCTGGCCGAGTCCGGCATCGTCGGCACCGCCATCGGCCTGGCCCTGCGCGGCTATCGCCCGGTGGTGGAGATCCAGTTCGACGGTTTCGTCTTCCCGGCCTACGACCAGATCGTCACCCAGCTGGCGAAGATGCACGCCCGCTCGCTGGGCAAGGTCAAGATGCCGGTCGTCATCCGCATCCCCTACGGCGGCGGCATCGGCGCGGTCGAGCACCACTCCGAGTCCCCCGAGGCCCTGTTCGCGCACGTGGCCGGCCTCAAGGTGGTCTCCCCGTCGAACTCGGCGGACGCGTACTGGATGATGCAGCAGGCCATCCAGAGCGACGACCCGGTGATCTACTTCGAGCCCAAGCGCCGGTACTGGGACAAGGCCGAGGTCGACACGGAGGCCATCCCCGGCCCCCTGCACACCGCGCGGGTGGTGCGCGAGGGCACCGACCTCACGCTGGTCGCGTACGGCCCGATGGTGAAGCTCTGCCGGGAGGTCGCCGACGCGGCCGCCGAGGAGGGGCGGTCCCTGGAGGTCGTCGACCTGCGCTCGATCTCGCCGCTCGACTTCGACACGGTCCAGGCGTCGGTGGAGAAGACCCGCCGGCTGGTCGTGGTCCACGAGGCGCCGGTGTTCCTGGGTTCGGGAGCGGAGATCGCGGCCCGGATCACGGAGCGCTGCTTCTACCACCTGGAGGCCCCGGTGCTGAGGGTCGGCGGCTACCACGCGCCGTACCCGCCGGCCCGCCTGGAGGAGGAGTACCTGCCCGACCTGGACCGGGTGCTGGATGCCGTCGACCGCTCGCTGGCGTACTGA
- a CDS encoding protein kinase domain-containing protein has translation MAQQQRAQGPSEPEASGGGMSDAPENWGNGGLVGDGRYRLTRRLGRGGMAEVFAAEDVRLGRTVAVKLLRADLAEDPVSKARFTREAQSVAGLNHHAIVAVYDSGEDFVGGQSVPYIVMEIVEGRTIRDLLLNAEAPGPEQALIIVSGVLEALAYSHQHGIVHRDIKPANVIITDNGAVKVMDFGIARALHGASTTMTQTGMVMGTPQYLSPEQALGKAVDHRSDLYATGCLLYELLALRPPFTGETPLSVVYQHVQDIPTPPSEVSDATPPELDGLVMRSLAKEPDDRFQTAEEMRGLVQYGLQMLYEQGGHTGTWNTGPVAAHDGRHVAAAGLAGTSVMPHADHGASGTQQIPQPILPGGYGGGDDGGFEGSGNKGSGRGKLWILAVLAVIAVAAGVALALNNGDGGKGGPETDKSPSVSTSQSTGSESPSSSPSDEETQQTTDPGTEQGSGGGGSGDGDWDRPYTPSYTPSHTATDDPTGDPTGGQTAPSTPTDDGEPTGGGEPTGGGEPTGGGEPTGGGEPTGGGEPTGGPAGE, from the coding sequence ATGGCACAGCAGCAGCGCGCCCAGGGCCCGTCCGAACCCGAGGCATCTGGCGGCGGTATGTCTGACGCGCCGGAGAACTGGGGCAACGGCGGCTTGGTCGGCGACGGCCGGTACCGGCTGACCCGCAGGCTCGGGCGGGGCGGCATGGCCGAGGTGTTCGCCGCCGAGGACGTCCGCCTCGGACGCACCGTGGCGGTCAAGCTGCTGCGCGCCGATCTCGCCGAGGACCCGGTCTCCAAGGCGCGCTTCACGCGCGAGGCACAGTCGGTGGCGGGCCTCAACCACCATGCCATCGTGGCCGTGTACGACTCGGGCGAGGACTTCGTCGGCGGCCAGTCCGTGCCGTACATCGTGATGGAGATCGTCGAGGGACGCACCATCCGCGACCTCCTCCTCAACGCCGAGGCGCCCGGCCCCGAGCAGGCGCTGATCATCGTCTCCGGCGTCCTGGAGGCGCTGGCCTACTCGCACCAGCACGGCATCGTGCACCGCGACATCAAGCCGGCCAACGTCATCATCACGGACAACGGCGCGGTGAAGGTGATGGACTTCGGCATCGCCCGCGCCCTGCACGGCGCGTCCACGACGATGACGCAGACCGGCATGGTCATGGGCACCCCGCAGTACCTCTCCCCCGAGCAGGCCCTCGGCAAGGCCGTCGACCACCGCTCCGACCTGTACGCGACGGGCTGCCTGCTCTACGAACTCCTCGCGCTGCGCCCGCCGTTCACCGGAGAGACCCCGCTGTCGGTGGTCTACCAGCACGTCCAGGACATTCCGACGCCCCCGTCCGAGGTCTCCGACGCCACTCCGCCGGAGCTGGACGGCCTGGTGATGCGCTCGCTGGCCAAGGAGCCCGACGACCGCTTCCAGACCGCCGAGGAGATGCGCGGCCTGGTCCAGTACGGGCTGCAGATGCTGTACGAGCAGGGCGGCCACACCGGCACCTGGAACACCGGACCGGTCGCCGCGCACGACGGCCGGCACGTTGCCGCCGCCGGTCTCGCGGGCACGTCGGTGATGCCGCACGCCGACCACGGGGCGTCGGGCACCCAGCAGATCCCCCAGCCGATCCTGCCCGGCGGGTACGGCGGGGGCGACGACGGCGGCTTCGAGGGCAGCGGCAACAAGGGCAGCGGCCGCGGCAAGCTGTGGATACTGGCCGTCCTCGCGGTGATCGCCGTCGCGGCGGGCGTCGCGCTGGCCCTGAACAACGGCGACGGCGGCAAGGGCGGCCCCGAGACGGACAAGAGCCCGTCGGTGTCCACCTCGCAGAGCACCGGCTCGGAGTCGCCCAGCTCCTCGCCCAGCGACGAGGAGACGCAGCAGACCACCGACCCCGGTACCGAGCAGGGCTCGGGCGGGGGCGGCAGCGGCGACGGCGACTGGGACCGGCCGTACACACCGTCGTACACGCCGTCGCACACCGCGACGGACGACCCGACCGGCGACCCGACCGGCGGGCAGACCGCGCCGTCCACACCGACGGACGACGGTGAGCCGACCGGCGGTGGTGAGCCGACCGGGGGCGGTGAGCCGACCGGCGGTGGTGAGCCGACCGGGGGCGGTGAGCCGACCGGCGGTGGTGAGCCGACCGGGGGCCCCGCAGGCGAGTAA
- a CDS encoding Stk1 family PASTA domain-containing Ser/Thr kinase: MSQDAGQGRYAGRALAGGRYQLRDLLGEGGMASVHLAYDSVLDRQVAIKTLHTELGREQAFRERFRREAQAVAKLTHTNIVSVFDTGEDDLNGLTTPYIVMEYVEGRPLGSVLDEDVRQQGAMPADKALKITADVLAALEISHEMGLVHRDIKPGNVMMTKRGVVKVMDFGIARAMQSGVTSMTQTGMVVGTPQYLSPEQALGRGVDARSDLYSVGIMLFQLVTGRLPFEADSPLAIAYAHVQEEPVAPSSVNRALPPAVDALVARALKKNPNERFPSAEAMRDECLRVAASFQAAPPSIVPGAQTSSGAGVGSAVFPPVDQGTPAPTGPVQTPYQPAPVPGQNPYGTPTPQTPAAHSPAYGYPQQAGYQTPAPPYAQQQGSATPPPYNLTASAQGSGAPGGGKSNKAVIIGSIVVAVVAVGGLIGALLMNGGGGDEDPEAGGSSSASVSASPSKASGYRGPDTTKTIDKDECTEPDESYNDPDKIRVPDFTFKYIGSVKECFNAAGWPMKVVEVDENTYGEGSIRDQFPTAGTDVDPENMPEIQLKVSTGNPASGE; the protein is encoded by the coding sequence ATGAGCCAGGACGCCGGACAGGGACGGTACGCGGGGCGGGCGCTCGCCGGCGGCCGTTACCAGCTGCGCGACTTGCTCGGCGAGGGCGGCATGGCCTCCGTGCACCTGGCGTACGACTCGGTCCTGGACCGGCAGGTCGCGATCAAGACGCTGCACACCGAGCTGGGTCGCGAACAGGCCTTCCGCGAGCGCTTCCGCCGCGAGGCCCAGGCCGTGGCCAAGCTCACGCACACCAACATCGTCTCGGTCTTCGACACCGGCGAGGACGATCTGAACGGCCTGACGACTCCGTACATCGTCATGGAGTACGTCGAGGGCCGGCCGCTCGGCTCCGTGCTCGACGAGGACGTGCGGCAGCAGGGCGCGATGCCCGCCGACAAGGCGCTCAAGATCACCGCCGATGTGCTGGCCGCCCTGGAGATCAGCCACGAGATGGGCCTGGTCCACCGGGACATCAAGCCGGGCAACGTGATGATGACCAAGCGCGGCGTGGTCAAGGTCATGGACTTCGGCATCGCCCGCGCCATGCAGTCCGGCGTGACCTCGATGACGCAGACCGGCATGGTCGTCGGCACCCCGCAGTACCTCTCTCCGGAACAGGCCCTCGGCCGCGGCGTCGACGCCCGCTCCGACCTGTACTCGGTCGGCATCATGCTGTTCCAACTGGTCACCGGACGCCTGCCGTTCGAGGCCGACTCGCCGCTGGCCATCGCGTACGCGCACGTGCAGGAGGAGCCGGTCGCCCCGTCCTCCGTCAACCGCGCCCTGCCGCCGGCCGTGGACGCGCTGGTGGCCCGCGCCCTGAAGAAGAACCCCAACGAACGCTTCCCCAGCGCCGAGGCCATGCGCGACGAGTGCCTGCGCGTGGCGGCCTCCTTCCAGGCGGCCCCGCCGAGCATCGTGCCCGGCGCCCAGACGTCGAGCGGCGCGGGCGTCGGCTCCGCGGTGTTCCCGCCGGTCGACCAGGGCACCCCGGCGCCCACGGGCCCCGTGCAGACGCCGTACCAGCCGGCGCCGGTCCCCGGCCAGAACCCGTACGGCACGCCGACCCCCCAGACACCCGCCGCGCACTCGCCCGCGTACGGCTATCCCCAGCAGGCCGGCTACCAGACGCCGGCCCCGCCGTACGCGCAGCAGCAGGGGTCGGCCACACCGCCGCCGTACAACCTGACCGCGTCCGCCCAGGGCTCGGGCGCCCCGGGCGGTGGCAAGAGCAACAAGGCGGTGATCATCGGCTCGATCGTGGTCGCCGTCGTGGCGGTCGGCGGACTGATCGGCGCGCTGCTGATGAACGGCGGCGGCGGCGACGAGGACCCCGAGGCCGGCGGCTCCTCCAGCGCGTCGGTGTCCGCGTCCCCTTCGAAGGCGTCCGGCTACCGCGGGCCGGACACGACGAAGACCATCGACAAGGACGAGTGCACCGAGCCGGACGAGTCGTACAACGACCCCGACAAGATCAGGGTGCCCGACTTCACGTTCAAGTACATCGGCTCGGTCAAGGAGTGCTTCAACGCCGCGGGCTGGCCGATGAAGGTCGTCGAAGTCGACGAGAACACGTACGGCGAGGGCTCGATCAGGGACCAGTTCCCCACGGCCGGCACGGATGTCGACCCGGAGAACATGCCGGAGATCCAGCTCAAGGTCTCGACGGGCAATCCGGCGTCGGGCGAATGA
- a CDS encoding pyridoxamine 5'-phosphate oxidase family protein, which yields MPSDEQLAVGLLGRTAYGRAATTMRALPFLALARHIVADGRVLLRMPASWGYHQVCAGSVVAYGADNLTSARPGESLWTVQVVGRCEAHQPSAAELERFGPAPARVDGEPFEPAYLRVDPQFGTVHFTDGAAGPA from the coding sequence ATGCCCTCCGACGAACAGCTCGCCGTCGGCCTGCTCGGCCGTACCGCCTACGGCCGGGCGGCCACCACCATGCGCGCCCTGCCCTTCCTCGCCCTCGCGCGCCACATCGTGGCCGACGGCCGGGTCCTGCTGCGCATGCCCGCGAGCTGGGGGTACCACCAGGTGTGCGCCGGGAGCGTCGTCGCGTACGGAGCGGACAACCTGACCTCCGCGCGGCCCGGCGAGAGCCTGTGGACCGTGCAGGTGGTGGGCCGGTGCGAGGCCCACCAGCCGAGCGCCGCCGAGCTGGAGCGGTTCGGTCCCGCCCCGGCCCGGGTGGACGGCGAGCCCTTCGAGCCCGCCTACCTGCGCGTGGATCCGCAGTTCGGCACGGTGCACTTCACGGACGGCGCGGCCGGCCCGGCCTAG
- a CDS encoding GntR family transcriptional regulator has translation MLLSLDKTDTRPLHEQVAGAVRRAVAEGECAPGDRLPSARDLSEALDVNVNTVLRALRGLRDEGLLEFRRGRGVTVAEGARPHSELQIRVRELVAEAARLGYSRTDLVDMIRGMP, from the coding sequence ATGCTGCTGAGTCTGGACAAGACCGACACCCGCCCCCTGCACGAACAGGTGGCCGGCGCCGTCCGACGCGCCGTCGCCGAAGGGGAGTGCGCCCCCGGGGACCGCCTGCCCTCGGCCCGCGACCTCTCCGAGGCCCTGGACGTCAACGTCAACACCGTGCTGCGCGCACTGCGCGGCCTGCGCGACGAGGGCCTGCTCGAGTTCCGCCGGGGCCGGGGGGTGACGGTGGCCGAGGGCGCCCGACCGCACTCCGAACTGCAGATCCGGGTACGGGAACTGGTCGCCGAGGCGGCCCGGCTGGGCTACAGCAGGACCGATCTCGTCGACATGATCAGGGGGATGCCATGA
- a CDS encoding DUF1648 domain-containing protein: protein MRNTTAARRTTAAVWTVGVTAVLAGLPLWARDRLPDRLGTHWGLDGDAPDGSMPLWAASLVPALIWLVTAVAVTVPSMRAGPAARLWIAVTLLPLGVVLTGAQAAIVRANLDRTDWHEARQPSAWVVAILTGAVLAGVAGWLLATRHRGAPDDGTTPGGGAPALDIPKGRRLVWFSRTANPRLQLLAAAIGLVAVGALVALAGGLAAPGTLWALFAGCGAASLACAVFSSVQARVSERGLEVSFGPLGWPGRRWAPGDIDTARMEVRSPSQVGGWGYRLSGLGTTVMLRAGECLVIRPRGRRSDFAVSVDDAERGAALLNALRTDRTRS, encoded by the coding sequence ATGAGGAACACGACAGCGGCGAGGCGTACGACGGCGGCGGTCTGGACGGTCGGCGTCACGGCCGTTCTCGCCGGGCTGCCTCTCTGGGCGCGGGACCGACTGCCCGACCGGCTGGGCACCCACTGGGGCCTGGACGGCGACGCCCCCGACGGTTCGATGCCCCTGTGGGCGGCGTCCCTCGTCCCCGCGCTGATCTGGCTGGTGACGGCGGTGGCGGTCACCGTCCCGTCGATGCGGGCGGGACCGGCGGCCCGTCTGTGGATCGCCGTGACCCTGCTGCCCCTGGGCGTCGTCCTGACCGGCGCACAGGCCGCGATCGTCCGCGCCAACCTCGACCGCACGGACTGGCACGAGGCCCGTCAGCCCAGCGCCTGGGTCGTCGCCATCCTCACCGGGGCCGTCCTGGCGGGCGTGGCCGGATGGCTGCTCGCCACCCGGCACCGCGGCGCCCCGGACGACGGCACGACGCCCGGCGGCGGCGCTCCCGCGCTGGACATCCCGAAGGGCCGACGACTGGTCTGGTTCTCCCGGACCGCCAACCCCCGGCTCCAACTGCTCGCGGCCGCGATCGGCCTGGTCGCCGTGGGCGCGCTCGTCGCCCTGGCCGGCGGCCTGGCCGCCCCGGGCACCCTGTGGGCACTGTTCGCCGGCTGCGGCGCCGCGTCCCTGGCCTGCGCGGTCTTCTCCTCGGTCCAGGCCCGCGTCTCCGAGCGCGGCCTGGAGGTCTCCTTCGGCCCGCTCGGCTGGCCCGGACGCCGCTGGGCCCCCGGCGACATCGACACGGCGCGGATGGAGGTCCGCAGCCCCTCCCAGGTCGGCGGCTGGGGCTACCGCCTCAGCGGCCTCGGCACCACGGTGATGCTGCGCGCCGGAGAGTGCCTGGTCATACGGCCCCGGGGCCGCCGGAGCGACTTCGCGGTGAGCGTCGACGACGCCGAACGCGGCGCGGCCCTGCTCAACGCCCTGCGCACGGACCGGACCCGGAGCTGA
- the pdhA gene encoding pyruvate dehydrogenase (acetyl-transferring) E1 component subunit alpha has product MTESTAARKPRRSAGSKAAGTTGTKAAGTTGSKAGTGSKRTTSTTRTAARKGSETELVQLLTPEGERVEPARNSAYAEYASYVADITPDELRGLYRDMVLTRRFDAEATALQRQGELGLWASLLGQEAAQIGSGRATREDDYVFPTYREHGVAWCRGVDPTNLLGMFRGVNNGGWDPNSNNFHLYTIVIGSQALHATGYAMGIAKDGADSGVIAYFGDGASSQGDVSEAFNFAAVYNAPVVFFCQNNQWAISESNEKQTRVPLYQRAQGFGFPGVRVDGNDVLASLAVTRWALDRARRGEGPALIEAYTYRMGAHTTSDDPSRYRHDDERAAWEAKDPILRLRRFLESANHADEGFFGELEAESEALGKRVREVVRAMPDPDRFAMFEHAYADGHALVDEERAQFAAYQASFAEAEGV; this is encoded by the coding sequence GTGACCGAGAGCACTGCCGCGCGCAAGCCGCGACGCAGCGCCGGAAGCAAGGCGGCCGGGACCACCGGCACCAAGGCGGCCGGGACCACCGGCAGCAAGGCCGGCACCGGCAGCAAGCGCACCACCAGCACCACCCGTACCGCTGCCAGGAAGGGCTCCGAGACGGAGCTGGTGCAGCTGCTGACACCCGAGGGCGAGCGCGTCGAGCCCGCCAGGAACTCGGCCTACGCCGAGTACGCCTCGTACGTCGCCGACATCACCCCCGACGAGCTGCGCGGCCTGTACCGCGACATGGTGCTCACCCGGCGGTTCGACGCCGAGGCCACCGCCCTGCAGCGCCAGGGCGAGCTGGGCCTGTGGGCCTCGCTCCTCGGCCAGGAGGCCGCCCAGATCGGCTCCGGCCGGGCGACCCGCGAGGACGACTACGTCTTCCCGACCTACCGCGAGCACGGCGTCGCCTGGTGCCGCGGGGTGGACCCGACCAACCTGCTCGGCATGTTCCGCGGGGTGAACAACGGCGGCTGGGACCCCAACAGCAACAACTTCCACCTGTACACCATCGTCATCGGCTCGCAGGCGCTGCACGCCACGGGCTACGCGATGGGCATCGCCAAGGACGGCGCGGACTCCGGTGTGATCGCGTACTTCGGCGACGGCGCCTCCAGCCAGGGCGACGTCAGCGAGGCGTTCAACTTCGCCGCCGTCTACAACGCCCCCGTGGTGTTCTTCTGCCAGAACAACCAGTGGGCGATCTCCGAGTCCAACGAGAAGCAGACCCGTGTGCCGCTCTACCAGCGTGCCCAGGGCTTCGGCTTCCCCGGTGTCCGCGTCGACGGCAACGACGTCCTCGCCTCCCTCGCGGTCACCCGCTGGGCCCTGGACCGCGCCCGGCGCGGCGAGGGTCCGGCGCTGATCGAGGCCTACACGTACCGCATGGGCGCCCACACCACCTCGGACGACCCCTCCCGCTACCGGCACGACGACGAGCGGGCCGCGTGGGAGGCGAAGGACCCGATCCTGCGCCTTCGCCGTTTCCTGGAGTCCGCAAACCACGCGGACGAGGGATTCTTCGGGGAACTGGAGGCGGAGAGCGAGGCGTTGGGCAAACGAGTGCGCGAAGTGGTCCGTGCCATGCCCGACCCGGACCGGTTCGCGATGTTCGAGCACGCGTACGCGGACGGGCACGCGCTCGTCGACGAGGAGCGCGCGCAGTTCGCCGCCTACCAGGCGTCGTTCGCAGAGGCAGAGGGGGTCTGA
- a CDS encoding dihydrolipoamide acetyltransferase family protein, with protein MTTMTDSSVREFKMPDVGEGLTEAEILKWYVQPGDTVTDGQVVCEVETAKAAVELPIPYDGVVRELHFPEGTTVDVGTSIIAVAVGGGAAAAAEPAQEAVADTPATTEADEPKPEGRQPVLVGYGVSTSSTKRRPRKGAEAPAAAPEASAAVQAELNGHGPAAPAAPAAPVTGDRPLAKPPVRKLAKDLGVDLATVAPSGPDGIITREDVHAAVSARTGAPEPEAAPAAVAPAPSPTAAPTSYDTARETRVPVKGVRKATAAAMVGSAFTAPHVTEFVTVDVTRTMKLVEELKQDKEYTGLRVNPLLLIAKALLVAIRRNPDVNASWDEAAQEIVVKHYVNLGIAAATPRGLIVPNIKDAHAQTLPQLAGSLGELVSTAREGRTSPAAMQGGTVTITNVGVFGVDTGTPILNPGESAILAVGAIKLQPWVHKGKVKPRQVTTLALSFDHRLVDGELGSKVLADVAAVLEQPKRLISWA; from the coding sequence GTGACGACGATGACGGACAGTTCCGTGCGCGAGTTCAAGATGCCCGACGTGGGCGAGGGGCTCACCGAGGCCGAGATCCTCAAGTGGTACGTCCAGCCCGGTGACACCGTCACCGACGGACAGGTGGTGTGCGAGGTCGAGACGGCCAAGGCCGCCGTCGAGCTGCCCATCCCCTACGACGGCGTGGTCCGCGAGCTGCACTTCCCCGAGGGCACCACCGTCGACGTGGGCACGTCGATCATCGCGGTGGCCGTCGGTGGCGGTGCGGCGGCCGCCGCCGAGCCGGCGCAGGAGGCCGTGGCGGACACCCCGGCCACCACCGAGGCGGACGAACCCAAGCCCGAGGGCCGCCAGCCGGTCCTGGTCGGGTACGGCGTGTCCACCTCCTCGACCAAGCGCCGACCCCGCAAGGGCGCGGAGGCTCCGGCCGCCGCACCCGAGGCGTCGGCGGCGGTCCAGGCCGAGCTGAACGGCCACGGACCCGCGGCGCCCGCGGCACCGGCCGCCCCGGTCACCGGGGACCGCCCGCTGGCGAAGCCGCCGGTGCGCAAGCTGGCCAAGGACCTCGGCGTCGACCTGGCGACCGTGGCGCCCTCGGGACCGGACGGCATCATCACCCGCGAGGACGTCCACGCGGCGGTGTCGGCCCGAACCGGGGCGCCGGAGCCGGAGGCGGCCCCCGCGGCCGTCGCGCCCGCCCCGTCCCCGACGGCGGCGCCGACCTCGTACGACACGGCGCGCGAGACCCGCGTCCCGGTCAAGGGTGTCCGCAAGGCGACGGCGGCGGCGATGGTCGGCTCGGCGTTCACGGCGCCGCACGTCACCGAGTTCGTGACGGTCGACGTGACGCGCACGATGAAGCTGGTCGAGGAGCTGAAGCAGGACAAGGAGTACACGGGCCTGCGGGTCAACCCGCTCCTGCTGATCGCCAAGGCGCTGCTGGTCGCGATCAGGCGCAACCCGGACGTCAACGCGTCCTGGGACGAGGCCGCCCAGGAGATCGTGGTCAAGCACTACGTCAACCTGGGCATCGCCGCCGCCACCCCGCGGGGCCTGATCGTGCCGAACATCAAGGACGCCCACGCCCAGACGCTGCCGCAGCTGGCGGGTTCGCTGGGCGAGCTGGTGTCGACGGCCAGGGAGGGCAGGACCTCCCCGGCCGCCATGCAGGGCGGCACGGTGACCATCACCAACGTCGGCGTCTTCGGCGTCGACACCGGTACGCCGATCCTGAACCCGGGCGAGTCCGCGATCCTCGCGGTCGGTGCGATCAAGCTCCAGCCGTGGGTCCACAAGGGCAAGGTGAAGCCGCGTCAGGTGACCACCCTCGCGCTGAGCTTCGACCACCGCCTGGTCGACGGCGAGCTGGGCTCCAAGGTCCTCGCCGACGTGGCGGCGGTCCTGGAGCAGCCGAAGCGGTTGATCAGCTGGGCGTGA
- a CDS encoding BRO-N domain-containing protein — MNEPSKRQNSGARHEAIDAGDFVYAATGARVRRLTMPDGSHWFPAVDVCKELGHSNSRKALTDHVPDEHRELLETVTGSYGLSVPAGRGWRRDLHVISLQGLVLLVNACTKPACAPFKQWVAEVIETVQREGSYSLDEAEVQPAGPGAPVAYAMPDQVAEAIVRLEAHNLQLDEQLAEGQRTSIALQREMLSTQQATLATQQATLAVQQAMVRALERIADRFDTLVLHQGVPRGHLAPVATTESVLADWRQRLSMTEDVWTVALVIAPVLVEKGELREPLESIAARTGLSVRRVNECLRLLRTHACIRSRGGTEDGAPVYVLHQV, encoded by the coding sequence ATGAACGAACCCAGCAAGCGACAGAACTCCGGCGCGCGACACGAGGCGATCGACGCCGGCGACTTCGTGTACGCGGCCACCGGCGCCCGAGTGCGACGGCTGACCATGCCGGACGGAAGCCACTGGTTTCCGGCGGTGGACGTGTGCAAGGAACTCGGGCACAGCAACTCTCGAAAGGCACTCACCGACCACGTTCCCGACGAGCACCGAGAATTGCTCGAGACCGTAACTGGAAGTTACGGTCTCAGCGTTCCCGCAGGTAGGGGGTGGCGCCGAGACTTGCACGTGATCTCGCTGCAAGGCCTCGTCCTCCTCGTCAACGCCTGCACCAAACCGGCCTGCGCCCCCTTCAAGCAGTGGGTCGCCGAAGTCATCGAGACCGTGCAGCGCGAGGGTTCGTACTCGCTGGACGAGGCCGAGGTGCAGCCCGCCGGACCCGGCGCCCCCGTGGCCTACGCCATGCCGGACCAGGTGGCCGAGGCGATCGTCCGGCTGGAGGCGCACAATCTGCAACTGGACGAGCAACTGGCCGAGGGGCAACGCACGTCGATCGCGTTGCAGCGGGAGATGCTGTCCACGCAGCAGGCCACCCTCGCCACCCAGCAGGCGACCCTCGCCGTGCAGCAGGCCATGGTGCGGGCGCTGGAACGCATCGCGGACCGGTTCGACACCCTCGTCCTCCACCAGGGGGTGCCCCGCGGTCACCTCGCCCCGGTCGCGACCACGGAGTCCGTACTGGCCGACTGGCGGCAGCGCCTGTCCATGACGGAGGACGTGTGGACGGTCGCCCTGGTCATCGCCCCGGTGCTCGTCGAGAAGGGTGAGCTGAGGGAACCGCTGGAGTCGATCGCCGCCCGCACGGGGCTCTCCGTGCGCCGGGTCAACGAATGCCTCCGGCTGCTGCGCACGCACGCCTGCATCCGCTCACGGGGCGGGACCGAGGACGGCGCACCGGTGTACGTACTGCACCAGGTCTGA